From the Manis javanica isolate MJ-LG chromosome 11, MJ_LKY, whole genome shotgun sequence genome, one window contains:
- the CLCF1 gene encoding cardiotrophin-like cytokine factor 1 isoform X1, translating to MSHTEKKKNPKPSEKNLRVGLADGIIKASSEPRLALPLRQPPGEEPRPAGRPPAPWTSEQRHKPAASCAGFQCLHLNHRCLCPRCCQFCCLRYGDILPRVEALLIEGDSWGMLACLCTVLWHLPAVPALNRTGDPGPGPSIQKTYDLTRYLEHQLRSLAGTYLNYLGPPFNEPDFNPPRLGAETLPRATVNLDVWRSLNDKLRLTQNYEAYSHLLCYLRGLNRQAATAELRRSLAHFCTSLQGLLGSIAGVMAALGYPLPQPLPGTEPTWAPGPAHSDFLQKMDDFWLLKELQTWLWRSAKDFNRLKKKMQPRAAAVTLHLKAHGF from the exons aTGTCCCacaccgaaaaaaaaaaaaatccgaaACCGAGCGAAAAAAACCTGCGAGTGGGCCTGGCGGATGGGATTATTAAAGCTTCGTCGGAGCCGCGGCTCGCCCTCCCACTCCGCCAACCTCCGGGAGAGGAGCCGCGCCCGGCCGGCCGGCCCCCAGCCCCATGGACCTCCGAGCAG CGACACAAGCCAGCCGCAAGCTGCGCTGGGTTCCAGTGCTTACACCTGAACCACAGGTGTCTCTGCCCGAGATGCTGTCAGTTTTGCTGCCTGAGATATGGGGACATCTTGCCCAGAGTGGAAGCTCTCCTAATAGAGG GGGACTCGTGGGGGATGCTAGCGTGCCTGTGCACTGTGCTCTGGCACCTCCCTGCAGTGCCAGCCCTCAACCGCACAGGGGACCCAGGGCCTGGCCCCTCCATCCAGAAAACCTATGACCTCACCCGCTACCTGGAACACCAACTCCGCAGCTTGGCTGGGACCTAC CTGAACTACCTGGGCCCCCCTTTCAATGAGCCTGACTTCAATCCACCTCGGCTGGGGGCAGAGACTCTGCCCAGGGCCACTGTCAACTTGGATGTGTGGCGAAGCCTCAATGACAAACTGCGGCTGACCCAGAACTACGAGGCTTATAGCCACCTTCTGTGCTATTTGCGTGGCCTTAACCGCCAGGCCGCCACAGCCGAGCTGCGCCGCAGCCTGGCCCACTTCTGCACCAGCCTTCAGGGCCTGCTGGGCAGCATTGCAGGTGTCATGGCAGCTCTGGGCTACCCGctgccccagcctctgcctgggACTGAGCCCACCTgggcccctggccctgcccacagcgaCTTCCTCCAGAAGATGGATGACTTCTGGCTACTGAAGGAGCTGCAGACCTGGCTGTGGCGCTCAGCCAAAGACTTCAACCGGCTCAAGAAGAAGATGCAGCCTCGGGCAGCTGCAGTCACCCTGCACCTGAAGGCCCACGGCTTCTGA
- the CLCF1 gene encoding cardiotrophin-like cytokine factor 1 isoform X4 codes for MGLLKLRRSRGSPSHSANLRERSRARPAGPQPHGPPSRVLEVTQLDIQVEGSPGFCAEEKDLELSWDVKNSEQKVTQRDSWGMLACLCTVLWHLPAVPALNRTGDPGPGPSIQKTYDLTRYLEHQLRSLAGTYLNYLGPPFNEPDFNPPRLGAETLPRATVNLDVWRSLNDKLRLTQNYEAYSHLLCYLRGLNRQAATAELRRSLAHFCTSLQGLLGSIAGVMAALGYPLPQPLPGTEPTWAPGPAHSDFLQKMDDFWLLKELQTWLWRSAKDFNRLKKKMQPRAAAVTLHLKAHGF; via the exons ATGGGATTATTAAAGCTTCGTCGGAGCCGCGGCTCGCCCTCCCACTCCGCCAACCTCCGGGAGAGGAGCCGCGCCCGGCCGGCCGGCCCCCAGCCCCATGGACCTCCGAGCAG GGTCCTGGAGGTGACTCAGCTGGATATCCAGGTTGAGGGCAGCCCAGGATTTTGTGCAGAAGAGAAGGACCTTGAATTATCTTGGGATGTAAAGAACAGTGAACAGAAAGTAACTCAGA GGGACTCGTGGGGGATGCTAGCGTGCCTGTGCACTGTGCTCTGGCACCTCCCTGCAGTGCCAGCCCTCAACCGCACAGGGGACCCAGGGCCTGGCCCCTCCATCCAGAAAACCTATGACCTCACCCGCTACCTGGAACACCAACTCCGCAGCTTGGCTGGGACCTAC CTGAACTACCTGGGCCCCCCTTTCAATGAGCCTGACTTCAATCCACCTCGGCTGGGGGCAGAGACTCTGCCCAGGGCCACTGTCAACTTGGATGTGTGGCGAAGCCTCAATGACAAACTGCGGCTGACCCAGAACTACGAGGCTTATAGCCACCTTCTGTGCTATTTGCGTGGCCTTAACCGCCAGGCCGCCACAGCCGAGCTGCGCCGCAGCCTGGCCCACTTCTGCACCAGCCTTCAGGGCCTGCTGGGCAGCATTGCAGGTGTCATGGCAGCTCTGGGCTACCCGctgccccagcctctgcctgggACTGAGCCCACCTgggcccctggccctgcccacagcgaCTTCCTCCAGAAGATGGATGACTTCTGGCTACTGAAGGAGCTGCAGACCTGGCTGTGGCGCTCAGCCAAAGACTTCAACCGGCTCAAGAAGAAGATGCAGCCTCGGGCAGCTGCAGTCACCCTGCACCTGAAGGCCCACGGCTTCTGA
- the CLCF1 gene encoding cardiotrophin-like cytokine factor 1 isoform X7, producing MDLRAGDSWGMLACLCTVLWHLPAVPALNRTGDPGPGPSIQKTYDLTRYLEHQLRSLAGTYLNYLGPPFNEPDFNPPRLGAETLPRATVNLDVWRSLNDKLRLTQNYEAYSHLLCYLRGLNRQAATAELRRSLAHFCTSLQGLLGSIAGVMAALGYPLPQPLPGTEPTWAPGPAHSDFLQKMDDFWLLKELQTWLWRSAKDFNRLKKKMQPRAAAVTLHLKAHGF from the exons ATGGACCTCCGAGCAG GGGACTCGTGGGGGATGCTAGCGTGCCTGTGCACTGTGCTCTGGCACCTCCCTGCAGTGCCAGCCCTCAACCGCACAGGGGACCCAGGGCCTGGCCCCTCCATCCAGAAAACCTATGACCTCACCCGCTACCTGGAACACCAACTCCGCAGCTTGGCTGGGACCTAC CTGAACTACCTGGGCCCCCCTTTCAATGAGCCTGACTTCAATCCACCTCGGCTGGGGGCAGAGACTCTGCCCAGGGCCACTGTCAACTTGGATGTGTGGCGAAGCCTCAATGACAAACTGCGGCTGACCCAGAACTACGAGGCTTATAGCCACCTTCTGTGCTATTTGCGTGGCCTTAACCGCCAGGCCGCCACAGCCGAGCTGCGCCGCAGCCTGGCCCACTTCTGCACCAGCCTTCAGGGCCTGCTGGGCAGCATTGCAGGTGTCATGGCAGCTCTGGGCTACCCGctgccccagcctctgcctgggACTGAGCCCACCTgggcccctggccctgcccacagcgaCTTCCTCCAGAAGATGGATGACTTCTGGCTACTGAAGGAGCTGCAGACCTGGCTGTGGCGCTCAGCCAAAGACTTCAACCGGCTCAAGAAGAAGATGCAGCCTCGGGCAGCTGCAGTCACCCTGCACCTGAAGGCCCACGGCTTCTGA
- the CLCF1 gene encoding cardiotrophin-like cytokine factor 1 isoform X3, with protein sequence MDLRAATQASRKLRWVPVLTPEPQVSLPEMLSVLLPEIWGHLAQSGSSPNRGVLEVTQLDIQVEGSPGFCAEEKDLELSWDVKNSEQKVTQRDSWGMLACLCTVLWHLPAVPALNRTGDPGPGPSIQKTYDLTRYLEHQLRSLAGTYLNYLGPPFNEPDFNPPRLGAETLPRATVNLDVWRSLNDKLRLTQNYEAYSHLLCYLRGLNRQAATAELRRSLAHFCTSLQGLLGSIAGVMAALGYPLPQPLPGTEPTWAPGPAHSDFLQKMDDFWLLKELQTWLWRSAKDFNRLKKKMQPRAAAVTLHLKAHGF encoded by the exons ATGGACCTCCGAGCAG CGACACAAGCCAGCCGCAAGCTGCGCTGGGTTCCAGTGCTTACACCTGAACCACAGGTGTCTCTGCCCGAGATGCTGTCAGTTTTGCTGCCTGAGATATGGGGACATCTTGCCCAGAGTGGAAGCTCTCCTAATAGAGG GGTCCTGGAGGTGACTCAGCTGGATATCCAGGTTGAGGGCAGCCCAGGATTTTGTGCAGAAGAGAAGGACCTTGAATTATCTTGGGATGTAAAGAACAGTGAACAGAAAGTAACTCAGA GGGACTCGTGGGGGATGCTAGCGTGCCTGTGCACTGTGCTCTGGCACCTCCCTGCAGTGCCAGCCCTCAACCGCACAGGGGACCCAGGGCCTGGCCCCTCCATCCAGAAAACCTATGACCTCACCCGCTACCTGGAACACCAACTCCGCAGCTTGGCTGGGACCTAC CTGAACTACCTGGGCCCCCCTTTCAATGAGCCTGACTTCAATCCACCTCGGCTGGGGGCAGAGACTCTGCCCAGGGCCACTGTCAACTTGGATGTGTGGCGAAGCCTCAATGACAAACTGCGGCTGACCCAGAACTACGAGGCTTATAGCCACCTTCTGTGCTATTTGCGTGGCCTTAACCGCCAGGCCGCCACAGCCGAGCTGCGCCGCAGCCTGGCCCACTTCTGCACCAGCCTTCAGGGCCTGCTGGGCAGCATTGCAGGTGTCATGGCAGCTCTGGGCTACCCGctgccccagcctctgcctgggACTGAGCCCACCTgggcccctggccctgcccacagcgaCTTCCTCCAGAAGATGGATGACTTCTGGCTACTGAAGGAGCTGCAGACCTGGCTGTGGCGCTCAGCCAAAGACTTCAACCGGCTCAAGAAGAAGATGCAGCCTCGGGCAGCTGCAGTCACCCTGCACCTGAAGGCCCACGGCTTCTGA
- the CLCF1 gene encoding cardiotrophin-like cytokine factor 1 isoform X6, translating to MLPAAAEPAAGDSWGMLACLCTVLWHLPAVPALNRTGDPGPGPSIQKTYDLTRYLEHQLRSLAGTYLNYLGPPFNEPDFNPPRLGAETLPRATVNLDVWRSLNDKLRLTQNYEAYSHLLCYLRGLNRQAATAELRRSLAHFCTSLQGLLGSIAGVMAALGYPLPQPLPGTEPTWAPGPAHSDFLQKMDDFWLLKELQTWLWRSAKDFNRLKKKMQPRAAAVTLHLKAHGF from the exons ATGCTGCCCGCGGCCGCGGAGCCGGCGGCAG GGGACTCGTGGGGGATGCTAGCGTGCCTGTGCACTGTGCTCTGGCACCTCCCTGCAGTGCCAGCCCTCAACCGCACAGGGGACCCAGGGCCTGGCCCCTCCATCCAGAAAACCTATGACCTCACCCGCTACCTGGAACACCAACTCCGCAGCTTGGCTGGGACCTAC CTGAACTACCTGGGCCCCCCTTTCAATGAGCCTGACTTCAATCCACCTCGGCTGGGGGCAGAGACTCTGCCCAGGGCCACTGTCAACTTGGATGTGTGGCGAAGCCTCAATGACAAACTGCGGCTGACCCAGAACTACGAGGCTTATAGCCACCTTCTGTGCTATTTGCGTGGCCTTAACCGCCAGGCCGCCACAGCCGAGCTGCGCCGCAGCCTGGCCCACTTCTGCACCAGCCTTCAGGGCCTGCTGGGCAGCATTGCAGGTGTCATGGCAGCTCTGGGCTACCCGctgccccagcctctgcctgggACTGAGCCCACCTgggcccctggccctgcccacagcgaCTTCCTCCAGAAGATGGATGACTTCTGGCTACTGAAGGAGCTGCAGACCTGGCTGTGGCGCTCAGCCAAAGACTTCAACCGGCTCAAGAAGAAGATGCAGCCTCGGGCAGCTGCAGTCACCCTGCACCTGAAGGCCCACGGCTTCTGA
- the CLCF1 gene encoding cardiotrophin-like cytokine factor 1 isoform X2: MPSALSLLATQASRKLRWVPVLTPEPQVSLPEMLSVLLPEIWGHLAQSGSSPNRGVLEVTQLDIQVEGSPGFCAEEKDLELSWDVKNSEQKVTQRDSWGMLACLCTVLWHLPAVPALNRTGDPGPGPSIQKTYDLTRYLEHQLRSLAGTYLNYLGPPFNEPDFNPPRLGAETLPRATVNLDVWRSLNDKLRLTQNYEAYSHLLCYLRGLNRQAATAELRRSLAHFCTSLQGLLGSIAGVMAALGYPLPQPLPGTEPTWAPGPAHSDFLQKMDDFWLLKELQTWLWRSAKDFNRLKKKMQPRAAAVTLHLKAHGF; this comes from the exons ATGCCCTCTGCACTCTCCCTCCTAGCGACACAAGCCAGCCGCAAGCTGCGCTGGGTTCCAGTGCTTACACCTGAACCACAGGTGTCTCTGCCCGAGATGCTGTCAGTTTTGCTGCCTGAGATATGGGGACATCTTGCCCAGAGTGGAAGCTCTCCTAATAGAGG GGTCCTGGAGGTGACTCAGCTGGATATCCAGGTTGAGGGCAGCCCAGGATTTTGTGCAGAAGAGAAGGACCTTGAATTATCTTGGGATGTAAAGAACAGTGAACAGAAAGTAACTCAGA GGGACTCGTGGGGGATGCTAGCGTGCCTGTGCACTGTGCTCTGGCACCTCCCTGCAGTGCCAGCCCTCAACCGCACAGGGGACCCAGGGCCTGGCCCCTCCATCCAGAAAACCTATGACCTCACCCGCTACCTGGAACACCAACTCCGCAGCTTGGCTGGGACCTAC CTGAACTACCTGGGCCCCCCTTTCAATGAGCCTGACTTCAATCCACCTCGGCTGGGGGCAGAGACTCTGCCCAGGGCCACTGTCAACTTGGATGTGTGGCGAAGCCTCAATGACAAACTGCGGCTGACCCAGAACTACGAGGCTTATAGCCACCTTCTGTGCTATTTGCGTGGCCTTAACCGCCAGGCCGCCACAGCCGAGCTGCGCCGCAGCCTGGCCCACTTCTGCACCAGCCTTCAGGGCCTGCTGGGCAGCATTGCAGGTGTCATGGCAGCTCTGGGCTACCCGctgccccagcctctgcctgggACTGAGCCCACCTgggcccctggccctgcccacagcgaCTTCCTCCAGAAGATGGATGACTTCTGGCTACTGAAGGAGCTGCAGACCTGGCTGTGGCGCTCAGCCAAAGACTTCAACCGGCTCAAGAAGAAGATGCAGCCTCGGGCAGCTGCAGTCACCCTGCACCTGAAGGCCCACGGCTTCTGA
- the CLCF1 gene encoding cardiotrophin-like cytokine factor 1 isoform X5, which produces MLSVLLPEIWGHLAQSGSSPNRGVLEVTQLDIQVEGSPGFCAEEKDLELSWDVKNSEQKVTQRDSWGMLACLCTVLWHLPAVPALNRTGDPGPGPSIQKTYDLTRYLEHQLRSLAGTYLNYLGPPFNEPDFNPPRLGAETLPRATVNLDVWRSLNDKLRLTQNYEAYSHLLCYLRGLNRQAATAELRRSLAHFCTSLQGLLGSIAGVMAALGYPLPQPLPGTEPTWAPGPAHSDFLQKMDDFWLLKELQTWLWRSAKDFNRLKKKMQPRAAAVTLHLKAHGF; this is translated from the exons ATGCTGTCAGTTTTGCTGCCTGAGATATGGGGACATCTTGCCCAGAGTGGAAGCTCTCCTAATAGAGG GGTCCTGGAGGTGACTCAGCTGGATATCCAGGTTGAGGGCAGCCCAGGATTTTGTGCAGAAGAGAAGGACCTTGAATTATCTTGGGATGTAAAGAACAGTGAACAGAAAGTAACTCAGA GGGACTCGTGGGGGATGCTAGCGTGCCTGTGCACTGTGCTCTGGCACCTCCCTGCAGTGCCAGCCCTCAACCGCACAGGGGACCCAGGGCCTGGCCCCTCCATCCAGAAAACCTATGACCTCACCCGCTACCTGGAACACCAACTCCGCAGCTTGGCTGGGACCTAC CTGAACTACCTGGGCCCCCCTTTCAATGAGCCTGACTTCAATCCACCTCGGCTGGGGGCAGAGACTCTGCCCAGGGCCACTGTCAACTTGGATGTGTGGCGAAGCCTCAATGACAAACTGCGGCTGACCCAGAACTACGAGGCTTATAGCCACCTTCTGTGCTATTTGCGTGGCCTTAACCGCCAGGCCGCCACAGCCGAGCTGCGCCGCAGCCTGGCCCACTTCTGCACCAGCCTTCAGGGCCTGCTGGGCAGCATTGCAGGTGTCATGGCAGCTCTGGGCTACCCGctgccccagcctctgcctgggACTGAGCCCACCTgggcccctggccctgcccacagcgaCTTCCTCCAGAAGATGGATGACTTCTGGCTACTGAAGGAGCTGCAGACCTGGCTGTGGCGCTCAGCCAAAGACTTCAACCGGCTCAAGAAGAAGATGCAGCCTCGGGCAGCTGCAGTCACCCTGCACCTGAAGGCCCACGGCTTCTGA
- the CLCF1 gene encoding cardiotrophin-like cytokine factor 1 isoform X8, protein MLACLCTVLWHLPAVPALNRTGDPGPGPSIQKTYDLTRYLEHQLRSLAGTYLNYLGPPFNEPDFNPPRLGAETLPRATVNLDVWRSLNDKLRLTQNYEAYSHLLCYLRGLNRQAATAELRRSLAHFCTSLQGLLGSIAGVMAALGYPLPQPLPGTEPTWAPGPAHSDFLQKMDDFWLLKELQTWLWRSAKDFNRLKKKMQPRAAAVTLHLKAHGF, encoded by the exons ATGCTAGCGTGCCTGTGCACTGTGCTCTGGCACCTCCCTGCAGTGCCAGCCCTCAACCGCACAGGGGACCCAGGGCCTGGCCCCTCCATCCAGAAAACCTATGACCTCACCCGCTACCTGGAACACCAACTCCGCAGCTTGGCTGGGACCTAC CTGAACTACCTGGGCCCCCCTTTCAATGAGCCTGACTTCAATCCACCTCGGCTGGGGGCAGAGACTCTGCCCAGGGCCACTGTCAACTTGGATGTGTGGCGAAGCCTCAATGACAAACTGCGGCTGACCCAGAACTACGAGGCTTATAGCCACCTTCTGTGCTATTTGCGTGGCCTTAACCGCCAGGCCGCCACAGCCGAGCTGCGCCGCAGCCTGGCCCACTTCTGCACCAGCCTTCAGGGCCTGCTGGGCAGCATTGCAGGTGTCATGGCAGCTCTGGGCTACCCGctgccccagcctctgcctgggACTGAGCCCACCTgggcccctggccctgcccacagcgaCTTCCTCCAGAAGATGGATGACTTCTGGCTACTGAAGGAGCTGCAGACCTGGCTGTGGCGCTCAGCCAAAGACTTCAACCGGCTCAAGAAGAAGATGCAGCCTCGGGCAGCTGCAGTCACCCTGCACCTGAAGGCCCACGGCTTCTGA
- the POLD4 gene encoding DNA polymerase delta subunit 4 isoform X2: protein MGRKRLITDSYPVVKRREGPAGHSKGELAPELGEETQPLSVSVDEAALELLRQFDLAWQYGPCTGITRLQRWHRAEQLGLEPPPEVREVLQTHPGDPRFQCSLWHFYPL, encoded by the exons ATGGGCAGGAAGCGGCTCATCACTGACTCCTACCCTGTAGTGAAGAGGAGGGAGGGCCCCGCTGGGCACAGCAAGGGGGAGCTGGCACCAGAGCTAG GGGAAGAAACCCAGCCCCTGAGCGTGAGCGTGGATGAAGCGGCGCTGGAGCTGCTGAGGCAGTTTGACCTGGCCTGGCAGTATGGGCCCTGCACAG GGATCACACGGCTGCAGCGCTGGCATCGGGCAGAGCAGTTGGGCTTGGAGCCTCCCCCCGAAGTGCGTGAGGTGCTGCAGACTCACCCTGGAGATCCCCGCTTCCAGTGCAG CCTCTGGCATTTCTATCCTCTTTGA
- the POLD4 gene encoding DNA polymerase delta subunit 4 isoform X1: MGRKRLITDSYPVVKRREGPAGHSKGELAPELGEETQPLSVSVDEAALELLRQFDLAWQYGPCTAWPSRSLRGPSIFFPPWQGSHGCSAGIGQSSWAWSLPPKCVRCCRLTLEIPASSAASGISILFEAPLKTSCWLPKNLSTQEPVAAVQLTFALENLWQEGVSQGRKGWIRPLRSTAPHLTSRLLEPPLRADTAQVQYVLHSE, from the exons ATGGGCAGGAAGCGGCTCATCACTGACTCCTACCCTGTAGTGAAGAGGAGGGAGGGCCCCGCTGGGCACAGCAAGGGGGAGCTGGCACCAGAGCTAG GGGAAGAAACCCAGCCCCTGAGCGTGAGCGTGGATGAAGCGGCGCTGGAGCTGCTGAGGCAGTTTGACCTGGCCTGGCAGTATGGGCCCTGCACAG CCTGGCCTTCTCGCTCTCTACGAGGCCCCAGCATCTTCTTCCCACCATGGCAGGGATCACACGGCTGCAGCGCTGGCATCGGGCAGAGCAGTTGGGCTTGGAGCCTCCCCCCGAAGTGCGTGAGGTGCTGCAGACTCACCCTGGAGATCCCCGCTTCCAGTGCAG CCTCTGGCATTTCTATCCTCTTTGAGGCTCCACTGAAGACCTCCTGCTGGCTACCCAAGAACCTTAGCACACAAGAACCAGTTGCCGCTGTTCAGCTCACCTTTGCCTTGGAGAACCTTTGGCAGGAAGGAGTCTCACAGGGAAGGAAAGGCTGGATCCGACCTCTCCGCAGCACAGCCCCCCATCTAACCAGCAGGCTGCTGGAGCCCCCTCTGAGAGCTGACACAGCTCAAGTCCAGTATGTCCTACATTCAGAGTGA